From the Cydia splendana chromosome 6, ilCydSple1.2, whole genome shotgun sequence genome, the window ATAcatttacaatatatgtattttacagGCAACATCAGGTTGTGGCCACCTCATATTTGAAATCATTAAAGGTGTACCTGGCAAGTTCCACAGCTGCGTTGAAACCTTCATTCCACTGCTATTACAACACTTGAAAGAACACAAACCACACCAGGAAATACTCTTCAAGCTCCTCACACAAACATTCGAGGACAGCTTGCAGACAATCAATTACAAAGAATTCTCCATATTCTGGACAAGTATTCTCAAATATACAGAAGAGATGCTTAAAGAAGATGAACAAAATAAAGGCCTTGAATTTATACTGAGACTTGCTGGCCAAGTGATAGAACACCAGACAGGAAAATACCTGATAAATCCCCCACAATTTGTTCTACTTCTGATCAAAGTTATTTGTGAGCAATCGGCTGAAAATGTTCTTCAAGTTTGTGCCCAAATAGGAGCATTGTTACTGCTCTCTCCAAATGTGTCTTTATCTCAAGAACATGCTGGGATCATAGTTAAAGTACTACTGCCGTTGCCATACCCGAACATTCTCATAAATTTTGTACAGAATGTTATTGACTATACCCAATTTGACATGCACATATTGCCGCCTTTTCTGAAGTATGTAATCCAATCTGGTTTTGACAAAGATGCTATGAGCACACTTAGCAAAATATGCCTAAAGAAGTCACCACTGTCCATGAATGGTATAAAGCTTTTTGAGTGGGTCAAATATCCCCTTGATTTTGGACCAAACCTACCTATGTTTATGGAACACTTCTCAAGTATAATTAATGATGACGTTAACAATATCATTGAAAATCCACTGAAATTGATGAATGTGCTGTTCTGCCTACCGCATATTGAGAAAATAGATATTGATAGTTGTGTGGCTGCATTCAGTCAACTTATATCTAAGCTGGTTCAGATATTGACAAGTTACAACCTCGAAAACCAGTCAAGTGGCAATAAATACCACTGCAGCACTACAGAACTATCTAAGAGTGCAAGAAAAGTCCTATTCATACTTGCAAATGCAATGGAAAGTGCTATCCACATTTCCAGCTGTAGAAACTTGAAAGTAATTTGTGACTTTGATACACTGCTGCCTGTGATATTGCCATATGCCGCAGATCCTAATTACTTGGCGGCATTGCATTTGACAGATTTGTATTTGACTGCTTGTGAGCAAGACAACAGTCTGTCTTCCCCTGTACTGGCACTGATTGATTCTTATCTCAGTGCCAATGTTTCTTCTCCATTCCATGTGGTAAGTGTTTTTTGCTGACCTGTTTTAGGTTTCCTATTTCAGCTCTAATAATCTCTAACCCTAGTACAGCTAGTACTATTGGTTAACTGAAAGAGATCCCtcatagggataagttcgcccttgtactatatttatgttctatctgatgtacctgtattcctctcttccatacaataaagtgttacttacttactattcTAAAAGATTCAATTACTgtattaaatatgtaaaatttaagatgTAATCCTTTACTTCCTGTTTCGAATTTGACAGCtaatgtagatggcgctgttcggTTATGTACGTATGCGGTAATTCTGATCGTAAAATGTCTGTATGACAGTTTAGGTAACAAAATGATATGGCACCGTACAGCGCTATTATTTATCAGCTGGCACGATCGGAGGCACGATAATTTCTTAAAATTCACACATCTCGTACTTATACAAGAAATTAATCTAGCGCATATGTGTCATCAAATCGCCATAATAttctaattattaaaataatttctttgTTTGCCTGCtcatttaatttttcatttgttTCCAGGTTCGCCTGTTAACAACACATATTTACAAACTGTTTGAGAACACAGAACCACTAAACAAAACTGCTCAAGTAGGAGGCACTACTGAAAAATTATCAGTATTCAGCATGTGCTACTCTGTGGAATCTACTGTTCCTTCCATCCAAGAATACAGGGTCCAACAGAACACACTACAGAAGATAGTGTTCAATACTACACAGTATGCACTAATAAAAGATACAGATTTCCACCTATATCCCTTAAATTATATGTTTGGGGTGTTGTAtatgaattttaaattattatgggagcCAGTCACCGAATTCATTGCCAGCTATGGTAATTCTCTTGCTACTGACGAGTTTTGGCCGATTTTCCACAAAATTATTCAAACCGCTTTTGACAATGCAAAAAAGGATTTGAAACAATTCAAGTTTGATGACGAATGTGAATTTGATCTGTTGAAAGAACTTTATGCAGAACATAATAATATCTCAGAAAGACCAGATGTGTATAATTACAGAGATCTGTTATTGAAAGTGATGACTAATTGTATTCAGGTGTGTGAAGCAAGAAACAGAGATGTAGTTGTATTGTTTTTGAACTTTATTGAAGAAGAATATAAGAGAACTGACAAAGCGAATGCCCTTAAAATGGACGTAGAAAGCCGAAATAATGCTATGGATGTTGATGATGATAAACCGGATGAAGAAAATGTTAATGATGCTAATGTAGAAGAAATTACAGACATTGTTGAAGATGTCAAAGAAACTGTTTCTGGAAAAGTAACATTTAAAACTCTTATCAATGTAATGCAAGTTTTAGCACAGTTTAAAAATCCAAGAGCACTTCATAAGGAGCCAGTATTCTGGGAACTTTATATGGAATTTCTGAAACATAAAAACGCCGGTCTACAGAAGTTTGCATTAGATTGTGTCATAAACTACAAAAACAAAAGCATAGTTGCATATAAAAGCAATTTGTACAATTTAGTAGACGACAAAAAGTTTAAAGACGAATTGACTTTATTCAAAATTACTGAAGACGCGCAAAACATTCACGCGGATGATAGAGAAGATGTGATCCCAATCATCTTAAGAATTCTTTACGGGAAAATGACATCAAAAATGGCGACAGACAAGAAAGGAGGCGGTCAAACTAGGAGATCATTAATCATGAGATATGTGGCTGGCTGTAATGAGAAAGAACTGAAAATGTTCGTTGAAATGGCATTCTCTCATGTAAAGCATTACATCACAATGCAACCCAAAGAAATATATGAAAGCATTGTCTCCACCTTAGACTTAAAATCCGTGATTATTCCAGGAAAATTGCACAGTATTCTGAATTTGATCGAAGTAGTACGTGAATATTTCGGAGGATATCTGAAGGATGAATTATTATCAGAACTACTAAAGATATTTATATCTGTGTGTTCGACGGTTGGGGCTGTTCTGGCTCACGGGGACAAAGTTCATGTTGGTTATTCTAAAGTAATGAAAAACCTCAGAACATTAGCCATAGGCATACTGACAAAGCTATTTGACCAGTTCGATAAGTATTCGTGGAGCTCGGATGAGCTGAATGTTTTATTTGAAACACTGGTTTGGCCTCTAATGTCAAAATTACACATTGAAGGTATCCACAGCCCTACTGCACTTTTGAAACTATTGAACACGTGGTGCCAAAATCCAAGATATTACGTTTTGCTTGTGACATGTCCAGAACGGGATTCATCTCTGAGTGCGATTCCTGAGATATTTAAACTTCTACTAGCGCCAAAAACTAGTCCTGTggttgttaatatgattctagaTATGGTTGAAAAGTTATTAACCTTGACAGAAGACGAAGAGGATAAGGAACTACCTGCCATAGTGCCATTTAACACTACGCAAGTAGAATCTAATACTGAATTGTCTGTTGATATGAATTTTGGCAGTAAAATTTTATTACCACATATTCCAAGCATATTGGAAGTTATGAAAAGACGCATCGCAAACTCAGCTAAGTCAAATACCATGAACAAAAGAGATTTGCTGATACTCTCGCGGGTCACAGAACTTGTGGCTTCGCCAGAATTGTGTGACGAACTTCTGAACCTTTTACTACCAATACTTGTTAAGAAAGTGTGTATGAATATGGCAGAAGAAAATATGGAGCATGCAGTCAATACCATTATCAACTTATTAGGTCACAGCACTAATCCTCAAACATATATCAAGAATATTGCTGTACTTTTCAACAAAATAACTCTAATTGATGTTAGGAAACTCCTACTTAAACTGTTGTCTTCAATAGCAGAAACAGCTcctaaaaacaaagaaattctCGCTCGCATTAGCAAGGTTATATCCGAAATGAACGCATTTAACAAACGATGGATCGAACAGCCTGATTTCGATAGGAGACTGGATGCATACAAGACAATTTACCAGTTGCTGGATGACAATCAAATCGATCTAGATCTTGCTATACTTATTGTTAACAACTGTTTCTATTTTATACGGACTGAAAAGGATATAGGATTGCGTGATGGAGCCGCTCTATGTTTAAAGAAGGTTCTCCCAAAATTGCTTCTGAAATATTGGTCAGCCACTGATGGTCAGTTTTTGGTTCGCGATACAGTTTTATCTCTAATATCAAACGGTATCAGAGACTCAAAGAACGAAATACTGAGGAATGAGAGTATAAATCTCCTTGGTGAACTAGCGAGGGAATGTCCAAGTACCGACGTCGTTCTATCAGATCTGGCCCATTTGGCCAATAACGAGGACAGAGAAGTAGACTTCTTCGAAAACATGTGCCATTTACAAATGCACAGACGCGTTAGAGCGCTAATGAAGTTCTGCAAAGTCGCCAAGAAAATGACTAAATGTCCTTCGCCAAGAACGCTCACCAATTTCATATTGCCATTGGCAACGATTTACATTTGCGACGACAAATACACGGATAAAAACACCTTGATAGACGCATGTATAGAAACAGTTTCGACTTGCTGTAGATTACTTCCTTGGTACCATTATGAGGTGATACTAAAGTTGTATCTGAATAAAATGTGTCACGCTTCAGATCATCAGAAACAATTGACGCGACTGGTCGTCAGCATTCTAGATGCTTTCCACTTCGATTTCTCAAAAGCTAAGAATATTGAGTTGCCTAAAGCTTTGCTAGCTAACATTGACAATAGACCACGGAAGAATAAGAAAGGAAAAGAAGACAAgactgtaaatataaataaaacgaatGCAAAGCAAGAAGTGATGGAAGATGATGAAGAAACTGGAGGAAATGATGAAAAAGGAATTGATGAGGCTGAAAAAACTACTGATAACTTAGAAGAAACACAAATCGATATAGATTCAGAATTAAAAGCGGCCGATGCGGAagcagaaagagaagagtcagtGAGTAAAGAGGTTACAACCGTGCCGGCTTTTGAGAGGGTCACGCATGTCCCACCGTCTCTGGCGAAGAGAATTATCAAGTCTTTGTCAGCAGGGTTGCTTCCACAGCTCAATCGGTAAGTTTAATAGTATTAAAAATACAAGTTTAACTAAacgttttacatgtatgtaaatgtattggtgcaataaagaatatttactttctTACTTACGACCGTTCGATTACCCAATCTGTCCAGTCATTTTAGTATACCTGCCTACAGTACACAGTACAGTGCTTTATCCTCTAACTCACTGGCTTAAAGGCGGGTGAACGGAATTTCGTGAAGGATTCGCAGTTTCCACACTCTTCCGTTCCCATTTGTCCAACGGGTGGGTATGAATGGAAATAGATCGTTCAAGGCTGTTCTAATGTCGTTTCTTTGTTCCTCAGTGCTATCGGCAAGCTGACAGAGCACGAAGAGTCCCATAAAGTGAACCGCCGTCGTTTGGGCCTGGAGCGGCAAGCGGAAGACATGCTGCGAGTGCCAATCGCCCTGGCTTTAGTTAAGCTGCTGCAGCGGCTGCCTGGCGATGTGCTGCGACATCACCTGCCTGGGTAAGTTTTTGCGGTGGGCATAGTGGGGTATCTCCCACGGCTACGGGGGTCGCTCGCGGGGGTAAGCCCCCGTAGCCACCGTAACCCGCTGTAGTCGTCGTACAGCTTCATCTTCTTCAGCTGTCAAACTCGAGGGCACATTTTTTCTTAGGCTTTACACATCTTATACTAACAATGGATCTTTGACACAATTCAATATGTTTAACACTTAGAGCACTTAATAACCGGAGtcacctttaagagcttaccgctctgccgaaaaccttgcacaattgtgcaaactttgtatggactgacgtttatctgacatggctatttgtatgtTACGTACCAATCATGttcaaatagccatacatttgacgtgcccctcccccgcatcggcagactgttttgtacagaaaatgacaaccaggcgtctccagttactaaatgctgtAAGGTTTAACATAGTACCATAAAGTGCCTATTATTCATTGTTATATACTTCTTTTCAGTATCATCATAAAACTCTGTTCATTCCTGAAATCGCCACTGAAACAAGTGCGAATCACAGCTCGAGACATCGTCAAGAAAATCATGGTCACCATCGGAACTTCCTACATTGGCATCCTGCTAGAACACCTCACTCTACTCCTCACGAGAGGATTCCAAGTCCATGTATTAGTAGCCACTATACATTCCGTCCTAGATGCTTTGAAAACTGATTTCAAACCTGGAGAACTGAATAACAATTTAGACTACATTCTAGACGTTTGTACCAATGATCTGTTTGGAGCATTATCTGAAGAAAAAGAGGTTGATAAACTACATTATAAAACACCAGAAGCTAAGCCTAGTAAGAAAAGTTATGTAACTTTGATGATAGTATCGCAAAACATAACAGAATCATGCCTTATCAACTTACTTTTACCTTTCAAAGAGGTTCTACAAAAGCACCAATCGAAAAAAATCGTTACAAAAGTTCAAGAAGCTCTAACACATATAACCAGTGGTTTAGTGACAAACAAATTTATAGACGTCGAATcactatttatatttttacacggTATAGCGTCAGAAAGCATACCTGAATTCGTACTCGGTGCACCTAAAAGAGAAATAACACAGAAGCAGAAAGAAAAGATGCTTATAGCTAAGCCTGATTGTTTTATAATCCCAGAAACGCCTAAGAGAAATAAAGAAGTGCAAGCGAAACATGTAAAGGTATCGGCAAAAGCTAACGCTCACGTTTTAGTAGAATTCAGCTTGAACATTCTATACGTGATCCTTAAAAGAGAGAAGGTTACAAGAGTGGAATGCAGGGCCTTCGTGGATCCGTTAATACCTTTACTAGTAGATGCGTTGAGGAGCGACCATGTCAAAGTAACTACTGTTGCTTTGAAGTGTATTGGAACGCTATGGACCATAAGGGTCAGTACGCCGACTCTCGAAGCAATGGTGAAAGATATTGTGAAGACGATGTTCCTGATTTTACATAAATACGCGACGTTTGAAATCAGCAAACAGAACGACAATTACCATTTAGTTAGGAATGCGTTTAAGGtaagttattttatataatttttaatgCGCAAATATCAATAGCTTAACTTTGTTTTGACACAAAAAACAGAAACACATTAATGCATTTTATGCTTATATTAGTACATTAACACTTTGATCCCCATACGTCATATACAAACGCGTCACTCACACGCCAAGATCATGGGCGCAGGCGAATCAATATAACCCTTAATGTAAAGCATGAAGGTCACATTTATAGCGCACAatgcacagacaagacatcctccagactgagcatagtagctctacccccctctgccacaaatacggtagttttacttactccattttcgagtcgaaagtgtctttgtgtgacgtccgtgtctttgaacggaccaatcacggcacgggacctcccTCACCTCGTCTCCCGCACCCCTgaatttttggcagcatcggtttcatgaaataattgctctaaactccgtctagaggattcctagtctatggcacAATGTAACTCTTCTCCTATACTTACCTTACTTTTCAGGCAATCACAGTCCTCATCCGAAACGTGAAATACTACACGATGGAGGCCGACCAACTGAAAACGCTCTTACTGTACGCCGAGGAGGATTGCCAGAACGACGAGAAACAAGCTAGCTCGTTCTCCTTACTGAAGGCTATATTAGAGGCGAAACTCGTTTCCACGGAGCTTCACGAGGTTATGGAGAAAGTATCCAAGATATGTATCCTGAGCGAATCAGCAAGATCAAGGTAACTacgaaaaaattgttttttttagacCTCCGCCTGCCTGCGAagctgatggtcctgggttcgaatcccggtaagggcatttatttgtgtgatgaacacaaatatttgttcctgactcatgggtgttttctatctaagtatgtatttaatctattatataagtatgtagatcgtcgcctagcacccatagtacaagctttgcttagtttggggctaggttgatctgtgtaagatttccccaatttttttttacaatgttaaaaaaaatcataaaaaataagtaggtatacctttttttttaaaaatccGGCAAACAGGAATGGAGATAATATATTGAATAACCGATAGCcttttgtcttataattctatctgtagtgcaaatgtaggagatacgattc encodes:
- the LOC134791499 gene encoding small subunit processome component 20 homolog, with the protein product MKIKPVKHKTTNTFRFVPFAERINSIDIRHAALYHIEHAYTEQPEENETHFHLALRKWHGLNLTLNFKKFKKEVFGIITVPQLVHRKDDVVEILEKYLNLEDQLCLQPLLEILVSLAKDLRDDFYPYFPRFLDILIRLLKTKDAERLEWTLVCLAFLFKILKPYLKKDIAVVLKRIIPLLSESQPQYINNFAAESFAFVARDIRDKKKFIELVLNYLQTNDDATSGCGHLIFEIIKGVPGKFHSCVETFIPLLLQHLKEHKPHQEILFKLLTQTFEDSLQTINYKEFSIFWTSILKYTEEMLKEDEQNKGLEFILRLAGQVIEHQTGKYLINPPQFVLLLIKVICEQSAENVLQVCAQIGALLLLSPNVSLSQEHAGIIVKVLLPLPYPNILINFVQNVIDYTQFDMHILPPFLKYVIQSGFDKDAMSTLSKICLKKSPLSMNGIKLFEWVKYPLDFGPNLPMFMEHFSSIINDDVNNIIENPLKLMNVLFCLPHIEKIDIDSCVAAFSQLISKLVQILTSYNLENQSSGNKYHCSTTELSKSARKVLFILANAMESAIHISSCRNLKVICDFDTLLPVILPYAADPNYLAALHLTDLYLTACEQDNSLSSPVLALIDSYLSANVSSPFHVVRLLTTHIYKLFENTEPLNKTAQVGGTTEKLSVFSMCYSVESTVPSIQEYRVQQNTLQKIVFNTTQYALIKDTDFHLYPLNYMFGVLYMNFKLLWEPVTEFIASYGNSLATDEFWPIFHKIIQTAFDNAKKDLKQFKFDDECEFDLLKELYAEHNNISERPDVYNYRDLLLKVMTNCIQVCEARNRDVVVLFLNFIEEEYKRTDKANALKMDVESRNNAMDVDDDKPDEENVNDANVEEITDIVEDVKETVSGKVTFKTLINVMQVLAQFKNPRALHKEPVFWELYMEFLKHKNAGLQKFALDCVINYKNKSIVAYKSNLYNLVDDKKFKDELTLFKITEDAQNIHADDREDVIPIILRILYGKMTSKMATDKKGGGQTRRSLIMRYVAGCNEKELKMFVEMAFSHVKHYITMQPKEIYESIVSTLDLKSVIIPGKLHSILNLIEVVREYFGGYLKDELLSELLKIFISVCSTVGAVLAHGDKVHVGYSKVMKNLRTLAIGILTKLFDQFDKYSWSSDELNVLFETLVWPLMSKLHIEGIHSPTALLKLLNTWCQNPRYYVLLVTCPERDSSLSAIPEIFKLLLAPKTSPVVVNMILDMVEKLLTLTEDEEDKELPAIVPFNTTQVESNTELSVDMNFGSKILLPHIPSILEVMKRRIANSAKSNTMNKRDLLILSRVTELVASPELCDELLNLLLPILVKKVCMNMAEENMEHAVNTIINLLGHSTNPQTYIKNIAVLFNKITLIDVRKLLLKLLSSIAETAPKNKEILARISKVISEMNAFNKRWIEQPDFDRRLDAYKTIYQLLDDNQIDLDLAILIVNNCFYFIRTEKDIGLRDGAALCLKKVLPKLLLKYWSATDGQFLVRDTVLSLISNGIRDSKNEILRNESINLLGELARECPSTDVVLSDLAHLANNEDREVDFFENMCHLQMHRRVRALMKFCKVAKKMTKCPSPRTLTNFILPLATIYICDDKYTDKNTLIDACIETVSTCCRLLPWYHYEVILKLYLNKMCHASDHQKQLTRLVVSILDAFHFDFSKAKNIELPKALLANIDNRPRKNKKGKEDKTVNINKTNAKQEVMEDDEETGGNDEKGIDEAEKTTDNLEETQIDIDSELKAADAEAEREESVSKEVTTVPAFERVTHVPPSLAKRIIKSLSAGLLPQLNRAIGKLTEHEESHKVNRRRLGLERQAEDMLRVPIALALVKLLQRLPGDVLRHHLPGIIIKLCSFLKSPLKQVRITARDIVKKIMVTIGTSYIGILLEHLTLLLTRGFQVHVLVATIHSVLDALKTDFKPGELNNNLDYILDVCTNDLFGALSEEKEVDKLHYKTPEAKPSKKSYVTLMIVSQNITESCLINLLLPFKEVLQKHQSKKIVTKVQEALTHITSGLVTNKFIDVESLFIFLHGIASESIPEFVLGAPKREITQKQKEKMLIAKPDCFIIPETPKRNKEVQAKHVKVSAKANAHVLVEFSLNILYVILKREKVTRVECRAFVDPLIPLLVDALRSDHVKVTTVALKCIGTLWTIRVSTPTLEAMVKDIVKTMFLILHKYATFEISKQNDNYHLVRNAFKAITVLIRNVKYYTMEADQLKTLLLYAEEDCQNDEKQASSFSLLKAILEAKLVSTELHEVMEKVSKICILSESARSRDEARAIFVMYLTNYSPGKRLERYIQFFVSQLNYELQHGRESSLKFLEMIISKLQVAQLTKQSDYLLLALGASMLNDSAPACRAAAATCIELMLKRFPALERNKLFDLITTFFEDTQPVHFELAAQLSIRFVNVEGDDFKSRLTTILPLVSGKLLLLTNDIGAGRFVKIQLEHANDKTDEEKQREKDHSLIQMLNLIDKITVQCESSLKNKKYINDYDEIAQQCQALLAYPHAWVRLRAAKVIHQILLAVDPQELDVVLRKKVESDRGFIFDNTEEALRSLVLDLCAQYTAGVSQEMAEQATAVLFQILKLVHSLPSFKLPSKVKDEDDMEGGGKVNIRWILFKLRKACNVEVAKAPGSMNIRISIFTMLLHLISSFETSDINSIVDILLPPLVREMSTGDPMAPASPVKQLATRVGKKLRRRIGDIEYGKLLAEAQTRLNIRRAERKKVVLQEKVNNPEKAAKRKLQLKEKKKQSKKIKLEMMQGKRPRPKKRKADDLDIEDALLADD